A genomic region of Prionailurus bengalensis isolate Pbe53 chromosome D1, Fcat_Pben_1.1_paternal_pri, whole genome shotgun sequence contains the following coding sequences:
- the LOC122483410 gene encoding olfactory receptor 52B4-like isoform X1 — translation MATPNHTGASHSLFILRGIPGLEDQHIWISLPFFISYLVAVLGNSLLVFIIITERSLHEPMYLFLCMLAVADLILSTTTVPKALAIFWFHAGEISLDGCITQIFFIHATFIAESGILLAMAFDRYVAICDPLRYTTLLSHAVIIKVGLAVVLRSFSVILPDVFLVKRLPFCHSNVLPHTYCEHMAVAKFACADIRVNVWYGLSVLLSTVMPDALLILVSYTLILNAVFHLPSRGARQKALGTCGSHLGVISMFYLSGIFTVITQRFGHHVPLHTHILLANICTLAPPMLNPIIYGVKTRQIRDLFLLLFSLPQEAYLEKSFYGLCQ, via the exons ATGGCAACCCCTAACCACACTGGTGCCAGCCACTCACTTTTCATTCTGCGGGGCATCCCTGGCCTGGAAGACCAGCACATATggatttctcttcccttctttatttcctaCCTGGTTGCTGTCCTTGGGAATAGCCTCCTTGTCTTCATCATCATTACTGAACGCAGCCTCCATGAACCCATGTACCTCTTTCTCTGCATGCTAGCTGTGGCTGACCTCATCCTGTCCACTACCACTGTGCCCAAAGCCCTGGCCATATTCTGGTTTCATGCTGGGGAGATCTCCCTTGATGGCTGCATCACTCAAATCTTCTTCATCCATGCCACCTTCATTGCTGAATCAGGGATTCTGTTGGCCATGGCAtttgaccgctatgtggccatctgtgaCCCACTGCGATATACTACACTGCTCAGTCATGCAGTAATCATAAAGGTTGGTCTGGCTGTGGTCCTGAGAAGCTTCTCTGTGATACTCCCAGATGTGTTCCTGgtgaagagactgcctttctGCCATAGCAATGTGTTACCACATACCTACTGTGAGCACATGGCTGTTGCCAAGTTTGCTTGTGCTGATATTCGTGTCAATGTCTGGTATGGCTTGTCTGTTCTTCTCTCTACTGTAATGCCAGATGCCTTGCTCATCTTGGTTTCGTATACCCTCATCCTCAATGCAGTCTTCCACCTCCCTTCCCGAGGAGCTCGGCAAAAGGCTCTAGGCACGTGTGGCTCCCACCTTGGGGTCATTTCCATGTTCTATTTGTCTGGCATTTTTACTGTAATTACCCAGCGGTTTGGGCATCATGTTCCCCTCCATACTCACATTCTGCTGGCCAATATCTGCACATTAGCCCCTCCCATGCTGAACCCTATCATTTATGGGGTCAAGACCAGGCAGATTCGAGA tttatttttgcttttgttttccttgcctcaggaggcatacCTAGAAAAAAGTTTCTATGGCCTATGTCAATAG
- the LOC122483410 gene encoding olfactory receptor 52B4-like isoform X2: protein MATPNHTGASHSLFILRGIPGLEDQHIWISLPFFISYLVAVLGNSLLVFIIITERSLHEPMYLFLCMLAVADLILSTTTVPKALAIFWFHAGEISLDGCITQIFFIHATFIAESGILLAMAFDRYVAICDPLRYTTLLSHAVIIKVGLAVVLRSFSVILPDVFLVKRLPFCHSNVLPHTYCEHMAVAKFACADIRVNVWYGLSVLLSTVMPDALLILVSYTLILNAVFHLPSRGARQKALGTCGSHLGVISMFYLSGIFTVITQRFGHHVPLHTHILLANICTLAPPMLNPIIYGVKTRQIRECVVSTLSSQ from the coding sequence ATGGCAACCCCTAACCACACTGGTGCCAGCCACTCACTTTTCATTCTGCGGGGCATCCCTGGCCTGGAAGACCAGCACATATggatttctcttcccttctttatttcctaCCTGGTTGCTGTCCTTGGGAATAGCCTCCTTGTCTTCATCATCATTACTGAACGCAGCCTCCATGAACCCATGTACCTCTTTCTCTGCATGCTAGCTGTGGCTGACCTCATCCTGTCCACTACCACTGTGCCCAAAGCCCTGGCCATATTCTGGTTTCATGCTGGGGAGATCTCCCTTGATGGCTGCATCACTCAAATCTTCTTCATCCATGCCACCTTCATTGCTGAATCAGGGATTCTGTTGGCCATGGCAtttgaccgctatgtggccatctgtgaCCCACTGCGATATACTACACTGCTCAGTCATGCAGTAATCATAAAGGTTGGTCTGGCTGTGGTCCTGAGAAGCTTCTCTGTGATACTCCCAGATGTGTTCCTGgtgaagagactgcctttctGCCATAGCAATGTGTTACCACATACCTACTGTGAGCACATGGCTGTTGCCAAGTTTGCTTGTGCTGATATTCGTGTCAATGTCTGGTATGGCTTGTCTGTTCTTCTCTCTACTGTAATGCCAGATGCCTTGCTCATCTTGGTTTCGTATACCCTCATCCTCAATGCAGTCTTCCACCTCCCTTCCCGAGGAGCTCGGCAAAAGGCTCTAGGCACGTGTGGCTCCCACCTTGGGGTCATTTCCATGTTCTATTTGTCTGGCATTTTTACTGTAATTACCCAGCGGTTTGGGCATCATGTTCCCCTCCATACTCACATTCTGCTGGCCAATATCTGCACATTAGCCCCTCCCATGCTGAACCCTATCATTTATGGGGTCAAGACCAGGCAGATTCGAGAGTGTGTGGTCAGTACTCTGTCTTCACAGTAG